Proteins found in one Aethina tumida isolate Nest 87 chromosome 1, icAetTumi1.1, whole genome shotgun sequence genomic segment:
- the LOC109609333 gene encoding WD repeat-containing protein 81 isoform X1 produces the protein MENIFEELGIPKKYLRKTIKDDRYVALVHKLWLKSLIKHSKLSEFIERSKFESWPSAEEEIGLSWTKIYITVFKKRDSKVIPLPRIRPLSSEDRPMLFPTLLQYISQTNYKNLWKEAYKKYSVSSDGLKETQVMLTSYNEVLKEILIRVYGCSVINACDCRENVEASNQFDAHLNVLPAVCAVETLNSIFLLHNPYIEHNLNDCVTFSPAILDKCFTKPLFIVYQLLNLLRSLHDRSLTLGDINLSDIYLNEDMWVYIFPNIQSNIYIQEVPKNEKKKIAVQDCRKFGHKFENFKCESCGIKTYDKVQITNENLEKLCQLWVEGNISNFTYITALNDLSGRKLGDPNCHHVFPWVTDFSSRCGKNWRDLKKSKYRLNKGDRQLDLTYDSSQSQVPHHVSDVLSSITYYVYMARRTPKSVLCKNVRTIWVPAEYPSSIQRMQEWTPDECIPEFFTDPSVFRSIHDDLDDLEVPAWCASPEEFIERHREALESQHVSERLHHWIDLTFGYKLSGPPAIKAKNVCLNLADDHCNLTKSGLVQLFTQPHPPKAIQSLFWSKIPPKIIVNKPIKPRRDRSASSGSKGDQYKSEEEEDLDTSSGSANRSPLGLSKILSRSRSSLHEDQSPKISRSPSSHRSTSLGPKNPTFTSHVAPKKPNQLSVPSPSLSAGTIFLPKEYKPEQALELLEKKHAFVSKTFHVETAKKLTEVPHDCLDVKIPEDCTVQNAFTNFIYTENFEECLVKQRATKSHTFPIDNQNVFLFSTRGRTSNQKAENQISCNYAEIISSRRIREFQILGCLIVEIFMSKQLRSMGANKVDKFAQRLKSCITVLKSCKSEVPFCISYIAQLLLQPEVKDPIYWNYPAVTDLGLPPPNAHLLLEPLLHMVVPFPKLFPELYKIIATLKEFKNVALELNILYHFDCNGEMCSEYENLERTKILFAQNIGECKVKTCSRQLEQFFSDLNTNTDMELVNILLPHIVELIEDPPTSVLAAWYLYDPISRILGPQRSIECLLQPILKLYENEPSDSNLPYNRKIAKLYHHSFLLRLMVRIGLKCFLENFVTPLVEAVGGYKDYDKVDFILHTHSEKVMKKMSHLKTMDTEHIEMSASDDSSISSDRQIITPKKEAEPAPEQEMFEFDEEKENEEQMKSLIEHLELNVSSDLPFNHSTAEEALDATLTENIEQLRNLEELNINLNEECERSVTSPTIPIPSSYRNQELLNISCEVGSKKSETDSLSDKKSYSQEMDSPGSCYEQSKLLSTSSSSSNIQRLYSRRNETKISEMSADSLIWLSHRLGPVLTARYLSRNLLKMLTLCYVGKENLVSVSRENMREEGDISVASSKVVGDVNAQKVLECLTSIACLYGEQLILFQYIPHMSELIALCKRKLTFNLEGGLISCLALLKHLIPYLSDSTLMEQLQDVILKNILHPTVRMLGSTKYTFPNGSMARNILARKYLDALYVLSIRMGSDMTKTLLAVPALQRFFLIFDKVYLGDDNKTQEDKGDKDLLRSIEESHFVELKRDGTTTEWVVGGCPVQISHARLKDSESDSLSPPVSLQVAASLGEESVVNLALEELRTVFNPELAYTAYLPFLKHVGLASLENSLKNHENVKSLCQQFKEFQNTDAKLYETYRATTIPASSSIGSNISVIGNRIEIQTDNCDSLNTELLNLVSHRMENNNRHLRGNWLAYWEHEIGRAEKDTMFNFKQIKLQTFIGHTNSVKSLYVLDNENSFMSGSRDKTVKLWSLRSQGDGSAVSSCQWTYTAHKKSILAITFSESTRLVASCDSVVHIWDPFMGANVGHLESPRYAPVNVLKSMPAPSSLVYAATTEGTVKVIDMRLCNYIHELKISVNPAGLIRCIAVPSSGNWFAAGQSSGNITVLDARTGLVIANWRAHESEVLQLVAVDNNTLVSSSLDQTVSVWNVHDGKFKFHLSVCLPRGATEPVHCLNVYHNELITGTTANRVGVHTSIDTEASFSSTKLRSDAFKGLLTSMVLLPLNRMLLLGADTGSVSLLC, from the exons ATGGAAAACATCTTTGAAGAATTAGGAATTCCAAAAAAGTACCTGAGAAAAACCATCAAAGATGACAGATATGTAGCTCTAGTCCACAAACTCTGGCTAAA gtcACTGATAAAGCACTCAAAACTATCAGAATTCATAGAAAGATCCAAGTTTGAGTCATGGCCCAGTGCAGAGGAAGAAATAGGTCTGTCCTggacaaaaatttacataacagTTTTCAAAAAAAGAGACTCAAAAGTTATACCATTACCAAGAATAAGGCCTTTATCAAGCGAAGACCGTCCCATGTTGTTTCCTACACTTCTTCAGTACATTTCCCAAACCAACTACAAGAATCTCTGGAAGGAggcttacaaaaaatattcagtcaGTTCTGATGGTTTAAAGGAAACTCAAGTAATGTTAACTAGTTATAATGAAGTGCTAAAAGAAATCTTAATTAGAGTATATGGTTGTTCTGTAATAAATGCATGTGATTGTAGAGAAAATGTGGAGGCATCTAATCAGTTTGATGCACATTTAAATGTACTGCCAGCTGTATGTGCAGTGGAAACATTAAACTCTATTTTCTTATTACATAATCCTTATATTGAgcacaatttaaatgattgtgTAACCTTTAGTCCTGCCATTTTAgataaatgttttacaaaaCCATTGTTCATTGTGTACCAGTTGTTGAATCTGTTGAGATCTTTACATGACAGGAGCCTCACTTTAGGCGACATAAATCTtagtgatatttatttaaatgaagacATGTGGGTGTATATATTTCCAAACATTCAAAGCAATATTTACATCCAAGAAGTTCCCAAaaacgaaaagaaaaaaatcgcAGTTCAAGACTGCAGAAAATTCGGCCACAAATTCGAGAATTTCAAGTGCGAAAGCTGCGGCATCAAAACCTATGATAAAGTTCAAATCACCAACGAAAATCTGGAGAAATTATGTCAGCTATGGGTGGAGGGTAACATATCGAACTTTACGTATATAACAGCTTTAAATGACCTGTCAGGCAGAAAATTAGGTGACCCGAATTGCCACCACGTTTTCCCTTGGGTCACCGATTTTTCGTCTCGTTGCGGCAAAAACTGGCGTGACCTCAAGAAGTCCAAGTATCGGTTGAATAAAGGTGACCGACAATTAGACTTAACATACGACTCATCCCAATCTCAGGTTCCACACCACGTTTCCGATGTGCTATCGTCCATCACCTATTACGTGTACATGGCGAGGAGAACCCCTAAGTCGGTACTCTGCAAAAATGTTAGAACCATCTGGGTACCCGCGGAATACCCAAGCTCGATACAAAGAATGCAAGAGTGGACCCCAGACGAATGCATACCTGAATTCTTCACCGATCCGTCAGTTTTTCGAAGCATTCACGATGATCTGGACGATCTTGAGGTGCCAGCTTGGTGTGCCAGTCCTGAAGAGTTTATAGAAAGGCACAGAGAAGCCCTGGAAAGTCAACATGTCTCAGAAAGATTGCATCATTGGATTGATCTCACATTCGGttacaa atTATCTGGACCACCCGCAATTAAAGCTAAGAAcgtatgtttaaatttggcaGATGATCATTGCAATTTAACGAAATCTGGGTTGGTTCAGCTCTTCACACAACCTCACCCTCCTAAAGCAATCCAATCATTGTTTTGGTCAAAAATACCACCGAAGATTATCGTTAATAAGCCAATAAAACCAC gtaGGGATAGAAGCGCTTCATCGGGTAGCAAAGGAGACCAGTACAAAAGCGAGGAAGAAGAGGACTTGGACACATCTTCAGGTTCAGCCAATAGATCTCCATTAGGTCTGAGTAAGATATTATCTCGAAGTAGATCCTCGTTGCACGAAGACCAAAGCCCGAAAATCAGTAGGAGTCCGAGCAGCCATCGCAGCACAAGTTTAGGTCCTAAAAATCCTACTTTTACTTCTCATGTCGCGCCTAAAAAGCCTAACCAATTATCCGTGCCTAGTCCCAGTTTAAGTGCCGGTACTATTTTCTTGCCTAAGGAATACAAGCCAGAACAGGCCTTGGAGCTGTTAGAGAAGAAGCACGCATTTGTTTCGAAAACATTTCACGTGGAAACTGCTAAAAAACTAACGGAAGTACCGCATGATTGCTTGGATGTTAAAATACCGGAAGACTGTACGGTACAAAACGCCTttacgaattttatttataccgaAAACTTTGAGGAGTGTTTGGTGAAGCAGCGTGCGACCAAATCTCACACTTTTCCGATAGACAATCAAAACGTTTTCTTGTTTAGTACCAGAGGCAGAACCAGCAATCAAAAAGctgaaaatcaaatttcttGCAACTACGccgaaattatttcttctagaAGAATCAGGGAATTCCAAATCTTAGGTTGTTTAATCGTTGAGATTTTTATGTCTAAACAATTACGATCAATGGGCGCCAACAAAGTTGACAAGTTCGCCCAAAGACTGAAGTCTTGCATAACTGTATTAAAGAGTTGCAAATCAGAAGTACCTTTTTGCATCAGTTATATAGCGCAGTTACTTCTACAACCAGAGGTTAAAGATCCGATTTATTGGAATTACCCAGCTGTAACAGATTTAGGTTTGCCACCACCTAATGCTCATTTACTTCTAGAGCCATTGTTACATATGGTCGTGCCGTTTCCGAAACTATTCCCTGagttatataaaatcattGCTACTTTGAAGGAATTTAAGAACGTTGCTTTGGAACTGAACATACTATATCATTTCGATTGTAATGGTGAAATGTGCTCGGAATATGAGAACTTGGAACGTACGAAAATATTGTTCGCGCAAAACATAGGCGAATGTAAAGTTAAAACTTGTTCCAGGCAATTGGAACAGTTTTTCAGCGACCTGAATACTAACACGGATATGGAATTGGTTAATATTCTTTTGCCACACATTGTGGAGCTGATTGAAGATCCACCAACGTCAGTTTTGGCCGCTTGGTATCTGTACGATCCGATTTCCAGAATTTTGGGGCCTCAACGTTCTATTGAATGTTTATTGCaaccaattttgaaattatatgaaaacgAACCAAGCGATTCGAATCTACCGTACAATagaaaaattgcaaaattataTCATCACAGTTTTCTTTTAAGATTGATGGTGAGAATTGGTTTGAAATGTTTCCTGGAGAATTTCGTTACGCCGCTAGTCGAAGCAGTGGGTGGATACAAGGACTATGACAAAGTGGACTTTATTTTGCACACCCATTCGGAAAAGGTGATGAAAAAAATGTCTCATCTCAAAACAATGGACACGGAACATATTGAAATGTCGGCGAGTGACGATTCGAGCATCTCCTCCGACAGGCAAATAATAACTCCAAAAAAAGAGGCCGAACCAGCCCCCGAACAAGAAATGTTCGAGTTCGACGAAGAGAAAGAAAACGAGGAACAAATGAAATCTTTAATCGAACATCTGGAGCTTAATGTATCATCAGATTTGCCTTTCAACCATTCAACTGCTGAAGAAGCACTAGATGCCACCTTAACCGAGAATATCGAGCAATTACGAAACTTGGAAgagttgaatattaatttaaatgaagagTGCGAAAGAAGCGTGACCTCGCCCACCATTCCGATACCGTCCAGCTACAGGAATCAAGAGTTGTTAAACATAAGCTGTGAGGTCGGGAGCAAGAAGAGCGAGACTGACTCATTGTCGGATAAAAAGAGCTACTCACAAGAAATGGACTCACCGGGTTCGTGCTACGAACAATCGAAACTACTATCGACGTCCAGCAGTTCCAGCAACATCCAACGGCTGTACTCGAGGAGAAACGAGACGAAAATCTCGGAAATGAGTGCGGACAGTCTGATTTGGTTGTCGCACAGACTGGGACCTGTTTTGACCGCTCGTTATTTGTCCaggaatttgttaaaaatgctGACGTTATGTTACGTTGGTAAGGAGAATCTCGTTTCTGTTTCCAGAGAGAATATGCGCGAAGAGGGCGATATTTCTGTTGCATCCAGCAAAGTTGTGGGAGATGTTAACGCTCAAAAAGTTTTGGAGTGTCTCACCAGTATTGCTT gttTGTATGgggaacaattaattttgttccaGTACATTCCACATATGAGTGAATTGATTGCTCTttgtaaaagaaaattgaCCTTTAATCTTGAGGGTGGATTAATATCATGTTTGGCTTTACTCAAGCATTTAATTCCTTATTTATCTGATAGTACTCTTATGGAACAGTTAcag GatgtgattttaaaaaatattttgcatcCAACTGTAAGAATGTTGGGTTCAACCAAATACACATTCCCCAATGGGTCAATGGCTAGAAATATTTTGGCAAGAAAGTATTTGGATGCTCTGTACGTTTTATCCATCAGAATGGGTTCTGACATGACCAAAACATTATTGGCGGTTCCGGCCCTTCaacgattctttttaatatttgacaagGTGTATCTAGGAGATGATAATAAAACTCAGGAAGACAAA GGAGACAAAGATCTTTTGCGTTCAATCGAAGAGTCGCACTTTGTTGAACTAAAACGAGACGGTACAACAACGGAATGGGTAGTTGGAGGCTGTCCAGTACAAATATCTCACGCCAGACTAAAAGATTCCGAATCTGACAGTCTATCACCTCCTGTTTCGCTACAAGTAGCTGCCAGTTTAGGTGAAGAAAGTGTTGTAAATTTAGCCCTGGAAGAACTGAGAACCGTGTTCAACCCCGAGTTGGCCTACACTGCTTATTTACCCTTTTTGAAACATGTTGGATTGGCATCTTTAGAAAATTCGTTGAAAAATCACGAAAATGTTAAGAGTTTATGCCAACAGTTTAAGGAATTCCAAAATACTGATGCAAAACTATACGAAACGTATAGAGCAACGACAATACCAGCTTCAAGTAGCATAGGAAGTAACATTTCGGTTATCGGCAACAGAATAGAAATACAAACAGACAACTGCGACAGCTTAAACaccgaattattaaatttagtgagTCACAGAATGGAGAACAACAATAGACATTTAAGGGGTAACTGGTTAGCGTATTGGGAACATGAAATTGGACGTGCCGAAAAAGATACGATGTTCAACTTCAAACAGATTAAACTGCAAACGTTTATCGGACACACTAACAGCGTGAAATCTCTGTATGTGTTGGACAACGAGAACAGTTTCATGTCCGGATCCAGAgataaaacagttaaattgtGGTCATTGAGATCTCAAGGTGACGGCTCGGCAGTCAGTTCTTGTCAGTGGACTTACACGGCTCACAAAAAATCGATCCTTGCCATCACTTTTTCGGAAAGTACTAGGTTGGTCGCTTCTTGCGACAGCGTCGTTCACATTTGGGACCCGTTCATGGGTGCGAACGTGGGACATTTAGAAAGTCCGAGGTATGCGCCtgtgaatgttttaaaaagtatgcCGGCGCCTTCCAGTTTAGTTTACGCTGCAACTACGGAAGGAACCGTCAAAGTTATCGATATGAGATTGTGTAATTACATTCACGAATTAAAA ATAAGCGTGAATCCGGCGGGTTTAATTCGGTGCATCGCAGTTCCGTCCTCCGGTAATTGGTTCGCAGCAGGACAATCATCAGGGAACATTACAGTGTTAGATGCAAGAACTGGGTTGGTTATTGCCAATTGGCGTGCCCATGAAAGCGAGGTACTTCAGCTCGTCGCTGTGGACAACAACACTCTAGTTTCAAGCAGTCTGGACCAAACTGTTAGTGTTTGGAATGTACATGACGGAAAGTTCAAGTTCCACCTGAG CGTTTGCCTTCCTAGGGGAGCGACGGAGCCAGTGCATTGCCTCAACGTTTACCACAACGAGCTGATCACTGGCACGACTGCCAATCGCGTCGGTGTCCACACGTCTATAGACACGGAGGCGTCTTTCTCCAGCACTAAATTGAGGTCGGACGCCTTCAAGGGTTTGCTTACATCTATGGTTTTGTTGCCGCTCAACAGGATGTTGTTATTAGGGGCTGATACGGGGAGTGTCAGTCTTTTGTGTTGA